The following proteins are co-located in the Ruminococcaceae bacterium KH2T8 genome:
- a CDS encoding transcriptional regulator, TetR family, whose translation MRDTSARIRKTKDAIAEALVSLIENNNYNEITIQEIAAICNISRRTIYRHFRTKDEILSYSFRSCVLKLADYISLEDTKDLRKLCLTYFKFWEENIDRLLMMNDAGVLFSFGSEFDSLVSTIADQMLSRSASRPLSPSEISLFRYRFAFETAGFWQVTELWSQESPRRSAEEMAEYMVRILGDKG comes from the coding sequence ATGAGAGATACATCAGCAAGGATCAGGAAGACAAAGGACGCCATCGCTGAAGCCCTGGTCTCTTTGATAGAAAACAATAACTATAACGAGATAACCATTCAGGAGATCGCCGCCATATGCAACATCTCAAGGCGAACCATATACCGTCATTTCAGGACCAAGGATGAGATCTTGAGCTACAGCTTCAGATCCTGCGTATTAAAGCTTGCCGACTACATATCTCTTGAGGATACGAAAGACCTTCGAAAGCTTTGCCTCACGTACTTTAAGTTCTGGGAAGAAAATATCGACCGACTCCTCATGATGAATGACGCAGGGGTCCTCTTCAGCTTCGGAAGCGAATTCGATTCTCTCGTAAGCACGATCGCCGACCAAATGTTAAGCCGTTCCGCCTCGCGCCCCCTCTCTCCTTCCGAGATAAGTCTTTTCAGATACCGATTCGCTTTCGAGACTGCGGGATTCTGGCAGGTAACGGAACTTTGGAGTCAGGAGTCCCCCAGAAGGAGCGCAGAAGAGATGGCAGAGTATATGGTGAGGATACTCGGGGATAAAGGATAA
- a CDS encoding 4-oxalocrotonate tautomerase, translated as MPHVVIKCFPGRSEEVKQACADKVAADVAEALGVNLSSVSVAIKEVPKEEWKCVFDNEIMASKDELYKEPGYTCD; from the coding sequence ATGCCACATGTAGTAATCAAGTGTTTTCCCGGAAGAAGTGAAGAGGTTAAGCAGGCGTGTGCCGATAAGGTAGCAGCAGATGTTGCCGAAGCGCTCGGAGTCAATCTCTCATCTGTATCCGTAGCTATAAAGGAAGTTCCCAAGGAAGAGTGGAAGTGCGTCTTCGATAACGAGATCATGGCATCAAAGGATGAACTCTACAAAGAGCCCGGATATACGTGCGATTGA
- a CDS encoding CubicO group peptidase, beta-lactamase class C family has product MDFDAFINDIVTNGWNVFGVEVYENNVLTHAWGDTEENLHDIYSATKTIQSIAVGIAYDRGLIDFDRCILDYLPEEYVQAMDETAKKAYEKIAVRRLLTMSVKGFPFRAEGDNWLRYALDLKLPDPEEKEFNYTNISVYLVGAALENVFGEDLGGLIEREIFAPMGITRYEYGRSPEGIFYGASKMRLTVHDLSKFGLLLMNGGVYDGKRIISEEYAKMATSVQQMNREGGYGFYTWKYRSGFSINGKLKQKCYCLPDRGIVVTYLAYIEDGTQDLKASMERNVLGIRE; this is encoded by the coding sequence ATGGATTTTGATGCATTTATAAACGATATAGTTACTAACGGCTGGAATGTATTCGGCGTAGAAGTATATGAAAATAACGTACTGACGCACGCGTGGGGAGATACGGAAGAGAATCTCCACGATATCTACTCGGCGACAAAGACGATCCAGTCGATCGCTGTAGGTATCGCATACGACAGAGGCCTTATAGACTTTGACAGATGTATCCTCGACTATCTGCCCGAAGAGTATGTTCAGGCGATGGACGAAACAGCGAAGAAGGCATACGAGAAGATCGCGGTAAGAAGACTTCTCACGATGTCGGTAAAGGGATTCCCGTTCAGAGCGGAAGGAGATAACTGGCTCAGGTACGCTTTGGACCTTAAGCTGCCTGACCCGGAAGAGAAGGAATTTAATTACACCAACATCTCCGTATATCTTGTAGGCGCGGCACTCGAGAACGTATTCGGAGAAGACCTCGGAGGACTTATCGAGCGTGAGATATTCGCGCCTATGGGAATAACCAGATACGAATATGGCAGATCTCCCGAAGGAATATTTTATGGTGCATCGAAGATGAGACTTACCGTACATGACTTAAGTAAGTTCGGTCTGTTGCTCATGAACGGCGGAGTATATGACGGCAAGCGCATTATCTCGGAAGAATATGCGAAGATGGCAACATCGGTTCAGCAGATGAACCGTGAAGGCGGCTACGGATTCTACACCTGGAAGTACAGAAGCGGCTTCAGCATCAACGGCAAGCTAAAGCAGAAGTGCTACTGCCTTCCTGACCGCGGCATAGTAGTAACATATCTTGCTTACATTGAAGACGGAACCCAGGATCTTAAGGCATCGATGGAAAGGAATGTACTGGGGATAAGGGAATGA